The Balearica regulorum gibbericeps isolate bBalReg1 chromosome 5, bBalReg1.pri, whole genome shotgun sequence genome window below encodes:
- the EHF gene encoding ETS homologous factor isoform X1, producing MTEMNLEIMILEGAGRMSINSSSNLLHQQSSWTDGYSTCNVSSSFYGTQWHEIHPQYWTKFQVWEWLQHLLDTNQLDANCIPFQEFDINGEHLCSMSLQEFTQAAGTAGQLLYSNLQHLKWNGQCGSDMYQSHNVIVKTEQTDPSLMVSWKEENYLYDSGYGSTVELLDSKTFCRAQISMTTPSHQPPGSSDVKKSQDHTPKSHTKKHNPRGTHLWEFIRDILLSPEKNPGLIKWEDRSEGVFRFLKSEAVAQLWGKKKNNSSMTYEKLSRAMRYYYKREILERVDGRRLVYKFGKNARGWRENEN from the exons ATCATGATTTTGGAAGGAGCTGGCAGAATGAGTATCAATTCCAGCAGCAATCTACTCCACCAGCAGTCTTCCTGGACAGACGGATATTCCACATGCAATG tgtcCAGCAGCTTCTATGGAACCCAGTGGCATGAAATACACCCACAGTACTGGACTAAATTTCAAGTCTGGGAGTGGCTGCAGCATCTCCTTGATACCAACCAACTGGATGCCAACTGCATACCTTTCCAAGAGTTTGATATCAACGGGGAACATCTGTGCAGTATGAGCCTGCAGGAATTCACTCAGGCAGCTGGGACAGCAGGGCAACTGCTTTACAGCAACCTTCAGCACCTAAAATGGAATG GTCAGTGCGGAAGTGACATGTACCAATCTCATAATGTCATTGTGAAGACAGAGCAAACAG ATCCATCATTAATGGTGTCCTGGAAAGAAGAGAATTATCTATACGACAGTGGCTATGGTAGCACAGTAG AGCTCTTGGACAGTAAAACATTCTGTCGTGCTCAGATTTCCATGACGACACCTAGTCACCAGCCTCCTG gttCTTCAGATGTGAAAAAATCACAAGATCATACCCCAAAGTCCCACACCAAGAAGCACA aCCCTCGAGGAACTCATCTTTGGGAATTTATTCGAGATATTCTTCTCAGTCCTGAGAAAAACCCAGGATTAATCAAGTGGGAAGACCGATCAGAAGGTgtcttcagatttttaaaatccgAAGCTGTGGCTCAGCtatggggaaagaagaagaacAACAGCAGCATGACTTACGAGAAACTCAGTCGGGCTATGAG ataCTATTATAAAAGAGAAATCCTGGAGCGTGTGGATGGTCGGAGATTAGTATATAAATTTGGAAAGAATGCCCGTGGctggagagaaaatgagaattaa
- the EHF gene encoding ETS homologous factor isoform X2 has protein sequence MILEGAGRMSINSSSNLLHQQSSWTDGYSTCNVSSSFYGTQWHEIHPQYWTKFQVWEWLQHLLDTNQLDANCIPFQEFDINGEHLCSMSLQEFTQAAGTAGQLLYSNLQHLKWNGQCGSDMYQSHNVIVKTEQTDPSLMVSWKEENYLYDSGYGSTVELLDSKTFCRAQISMTTPSHQPPGSSDVKKSQDHTPKSHTKKHNPRGTHLWEFIRDILLSPEKNPGLIKWEDRSEGVFRFLKSEAVAQLWGKKKNNSSMTYEKLSRAMRYYYKREILERVDGRRLVYKFGKNARGWRENEN, from the exons ATGATTTTGGAAGGAGCTGGCAGAATGAGTATCAATTCCAGCAGCAATCTACTCCACCAGCAGTCTTCCTGGACAGACGGATATTCCACATGCAATG tgtcCAGCAGCTTCTATGGAACCCAGTGGCATGAAATACACCCACAGTACTGGACTAAATTTCAAGTCTGGGAGTGGCTGCAGCATCTCCTTGATACCAACCAACTGGATGCCAACTGCATACCTTTCCAAGAGTTTGATATCAACGGGGAACATCTGTGCAGTATGAGCCTGCAGGAATTCACTCAGGCAGCTGGGACAGCAGGGCAACTGCTTTACAGCAACCTTCAGCACCTAAAATGGAATG GTCAGTGCGGAAGTGACATGTACCAATCTCATAATGTCATTGTGAAGACAGAGCAAACAG ATCCATCATTAATGGTGTCCTGGAAAGAAGAGAATTATCTATACGACAGTGGCTATGGTAGCACAGTAG AGCTCTTGGACAGTAAAACATTCTGTCGTGCTCAGATTTCCATGACGACACCTAGTCACCAGCCTCCTG gttCTTCAGATGTGAAAAAATCACAAGATCATACCCCAAAGTCCCACACCAAGAAGCACA aCCCTCGAGGAACTCATCTTTGGGAATTTATTCGAGATATTCTTCTCAGTCCTGAGAAAAACCCAGGATTAATCAAGTGGGAAGACCGATCAGAAGGTgtcttcagatttttaaaatccgAAGCTGTGGCTCAGCtatggggaaagaagaagaacAACAGCAGCATGACTTACGAGAAACTCAGTCGGGCTATGAG ataCTATTATAAAAGAGAAATCCTGGAGCGTGTGGATGGTCGGAGATTAGTATATAAATTTGGAAAGAATGCCCGTGGctggagagaaaatgagaattaa